A stretch of bacterium DNA encodes these proteins:
- the ctpF gene encoding putative cation-transporting ATPase F, with protein MPSSDVDAVVTPNLQQVPLTDLLAVLEATPVGLTDAEATARLERYGRNELPEPPPLAWWQLAWRQLQNPITYVIGVAFLLAMIAGEHMEAGFIALVILLNVVVGVIQEFSAERSAQALRQLTEPHATVLRAGKIRDTLAALLVPGDVVVLESGNRVPADLRLLQADDLRVDESLLTGESMAVSKVAMEAGTADGGLGDQQQMLYSGTLLTAGRCRGVVIATGTHTVLGQLAASLGRGTSEKPPLVQRMERFAHQVSLLVGMAAVVVIALGLWQGQSFYEVVIFAIALGVSAIPEGLPVAITIALAVAVHRLSRRRVIVRRLVAVESLGSCTFIASDKTGTLTENQLAIRRIVLPDGRLDRPEHLLEDPAMQRLVLAGALVNEAIRTREDDTWVEHGDAVDLAGLRLAEQAGVTGESLPEIQERLPYESERAGAAVWVRDGATVRAYAKGAPEVILTACSDPEDVTASLRERVEELAAQGYKVLALSSGVVDSAPDRPEALPQGLQCAGLIALQDPIRPEVPEAIARCKTAGIDVAMITGDHPQTALTIGRELGLASSESEVVTGQTWRESDPATWPALVQRARIFARVDPAQKLQIVETLMRSGEAVAVTGDGANDAPALKAAHVGVAMGQLGTDIARESAELILTDDNFASLVNGVEEGRVAYNNIRKVVHLLVSTSVAEVLLVMTAMVVGSPVPLNAVQLLWLNLVTNGIQDVALAFESAEGDEAEHPPRPLQEPLFNRVMIERVILSGLVMGGVCWGLFTLLLQAGMALTDARNHTLLLLILFENVQVGVCRSELRSAFTMNPLRSPLLLWGTLTATLVHAGAMHWPVMQQVLSIHPVSGEMWLELLGLAMSVLLASELHKLVLRRRERRVAQAAV; from the coding sequence ATGCCCAGCAGTGACGTCGATGCGGTCGTAACGCCCAACCTGCAGCAGGTGCCCCTCACGGACCTCCTGGCGGTCCTGGAGGCCACGCCTGTCGGCCTGACCGACGCGGAAGCGACTGCGCGCCTGGAGCGCTATGGTCGCAACGAACTGCCGGAGCCCCCTCCGCTGGCGTGGTGGCAGCTGGCCTGGCGTCAATTGCAAAACCCCATCACCTATGTCATCGGTGTCGCCTTTTTGCTCGCGATGATCGCAGGCGAGCACATGGAAGCCGGCTTCATCGCCCTGGTGATTTTGCTGAATGTGGTCGTGGGTGTGATTCAGGAATTCAGCGCGGAGCGGAGCGCCCAGGCGCTGCGCCAGCTGACAGAGCCTCACGCGACAGTGCTGCGGGCGGGGAAGATCCGCGACACCCTCGCCGCGCTGCTGGTCCCGGGCGATGTCGTGGTGCTGGAGTCGGGGAACCGGGTCCCGGCGGACCTGCGACTGCTGCAGGCGGATGACTTGCGGGTCGATGAGTCGCTGCTTACGGGTGAGTCGATGGCGGTCAGCAAAGTCGCGATGGAGGCCGGGACGGCTGACGGCGGGCTCGGTGATCAGCAGCAGATGCTCTATTCCGGGACATTGCTCACCGCAGGTCGTTGCCGCGGCGTTGTTATCGCCACCGGGACCCATACCGTGCTGGGGCAACTGGCGGCAAGTCTCGGACGCGGCACCAGTGAGAAGCCGCCACTCGTGCAGCGGATGGAACGTTTCGCGCATCAGGTGTCGCTGCTGGTCGGGATGGCGGCGGTGGTGGTCATTGCCTTGGGGCTCTGGCAGGGACAGAGCTTCTATGAAGTCGTCATCTTCGCCATCGCGCTGGGGGTCTCGGCGATTCCCGAAGGACTCCCGGTGGCAATCACCATCGCGCTGGCGGTGGCGGTCCACCGGCTGAGCCGGCGACGGGTGATTGTCCGGCGACTGGTGGCCGTGGAGTCGCTGGGCTCCTGTACATTCATCGCCTCCGACAAGACCGGCACCCTCACAGAGAATCAGCTGGCGATCCGGCGGATTGTGCTCCCTGATGGACGACTCGATCGTCCGGAGCATCTGCTGGAGGATCCCGCCATGCAACGGCTGGTCCTGGCGGGCGCGCTGGTAAATGAAGCGATTCGCACCCGGGAAGATGACACCTGGGTCGAACATGGTGATGCAGTGGATCTGGCCGGACTCCGCCTCGCGGAGCAGGCAGGGGTGACAGGAGAGTCGTTGCCGGAGATCCAGGAGCGGCTGCCCTATGAATCAGAGCGGGCGGGTGCGGCGGTCTGGGTCCGTGATGGAGCCACCGTGCGTGCATATGCCAAGGGCGCACCGGAAGTGATCCTGACAGCCTGCAGCGATCCGGAGGACGTGACGGCATCGCTGCGGGAGCGGGTCGAGGAACTGGCGGCGCAGGGGTACAAGGTCCTCGCGCTGAGTAGCGGGGTGGTGGACAGCGCGCCGGACCGTCCGGAAGCGCTGCCACAGGGATTGCAGTGCGCGGGACTCATCGCCCTGCAGGACCCCATTCGCCCGGAAGTCCCGGAGGCGATCGCGCGCTGCAAGACCGCCGGCATCGATGTCGCCATGATTACCGGCGACCATCCACAGACCGCGCTGACCATCGGGCGGGAGCTGGGGCTGGCCTCCAGCGAGAGCGAGGTCGTGACGGGGCAGACCTGGCGGGAGAGTGATCCGGCGACGTGGCCGGCGCTGGTGCAGCGGGCGCGGATTTTTGCACGGGTCGATCCGGCGCAAAAGCTCCAGATTGTCGAGACCCTGATGCGGTCCGGGGAAGCGGTGGCGGTGACCGGGGATGGGGCGAATGATGCCCCGGCCCTGAAGGCGGCGCATGTTGGGGTCGCTATGGGACAGCTGGGGACCGACATCGCCCGGGAGTCGGCGGAGCTGATCCTGACGGATGACAACTTTGCGTCGCTGGTGAATGGGGTTGAAGAAGGACGGGTGGCGTACAACAACATCCGCAAGGTGGTGCATCTGCTGGTCTCGACCAGTGTTGCAGAGGTGCTGCTGGTGATGACCGCCATGGTGGTGGGCTCGCCGGTCCCGCTGAATGCGGTGCAGCTCCTCTGGCTCAATCTGGTGACGAACGGGATCCAGGATGTGGCGCTGGCGTTCGAGTCGGCGGAAGGGGATGAAGCGGAGCACCCACCGCGTCCGCTGCAGGAGCCCCTGTTTAACCGGGTGATGATCGAGCGGGTGATCCTCTCCGGGCTGGTCATGGGAGGCGTCTGCTGGGGGCTCTTCACCCTGCTGTTGCAGGCAGGGATGGCCCTGACCGATGCGCGCAATCACACGTTGCTGCTGCTGATTCTCTTCGAAAACGTGCAGGTCGGTGTCTGCCGGTCGGAGTTGCGGTCGGCATTCACGATGAATCCCCTGCGCAGTCCGTTGCTGTTGTGGGGGACCCTGACCGCGACGCTGGTCCATGCCGGAGCGATGCACTGGCCGGTCATGCAGCAGGTGCTGAGCATCCACCCGGTCTCGGGCGAGATGTGGCTGGAGTTGCTGGGGCTGGCAATGAGCGTCCTGCTGGCCAGCGAGTTGCACAAGCTGGTGCTTAGGCGTCGGGAGAGAAGAGTCGCTCAGGCGGCTGTATAA
- the betI gene encoding HTH-type transcriptional regulator BetI, translated as MPPPVDRRDELLAVASQLMATLPLEEVTLARIAEAAGVSWGTVRRHLGTREEILTLLAGDVPPAAESGTRKKLMAAASRTFARLGYDRASMDEIAAEAGLTKGALYWHFNSKIELFKAIMMEERARELRELPDMPRIFEEAESLEEAWSTLITELLDDLQRNSDWVWLLFEFLTSSRDPAIRELMIEGSKGINVELREQLATLREQGHLPADTSVEHTAAFWGMLVNGLAVVFLVRPELAEKADLLARPLARLVLRGLHP; from the coding sequence GTGCCCCCCCCTGTCGACCGTCGCGATGAACTGCTGGCAGTAGCAAGCCAGCTCATGGCGACCTTGCCATTAGAAGAAGTCACCCTGGCCCGAATCGCCGAGGCGGCGGGTGTCAGTTGGGGGACTGTGCGGCGCCACCTGGGGACCCGGGAGGAGATCCTCACGCTACTGGCTGGCGATGTCCCCCCTGCGGCGGAGTCCGGCACCCGCAAGAAGCTCATGGCAGCGGCGAGTCGCACCTTCGCGCGGCTGGGCTATGACCGGGCCTCGATGGATGAAATCGCGGCGGAAGCCGGACTCACCAAGGGGGCCCTCTACTGGCATTTCAACAGCAAGATTGAACTGTTCAAGGCCATCATGATGGAAGAACGCGCCCGGGAACTGCGCGAGCTCCCGGACATGCCCCGCATCTTCGAAGAGGCGGAGTCGCTGGAAGAAGCCTGGTCGACGCTGATCACTGAGCTCCTCGACGATTTGCAGCGCAACTCGGACTGGGTCTGGCTCCTCTTTGAGTTCCTCACCTCGAGCCGGGATCCCGCCATACGCGAACTGATGATCGAGGGCTCAAAGGGGATCAATGTGGAGTTACGCGAGCAACTGGCGACCTTGCGGGAGCAGGGACATCTGCCGGCGGACACCTCGGTGGAGCACACCGCCGCGTTCTGGGGCATGTTGGTGAATGGCCTGGCGGTGGTCTTTTTGGTCCGTCCGGAGCTGGCCGAGAAAGCCGATCTTTTGGCGCGTCCCCTGGCCCGGCTGGTCCTGCGCGGCCTGCATCCCTAG
- the glpG gene encoding Rhomboid protease GlpG has product MIAELPSRKALTQWPVTCLMTSVAIGLHGLSRGRLAGFETWLLEPSYLRDSALLSQHAWTLITPALLHLGLVHLLLNLLWIWMLGSYIERLWGSGWLLLLWGVSALAGNLAEAAFGAIGVGLSGAVYGYMGWWMVITRRDPRLAILREPQLERVFIVWLFLGSAITWLGLMNIGNLAHLAGMVAGSALALLVPPGALRPVPVPVTIPLPTPTEADGPEPDAPNLP; this is encoded by the coding sequence ATGATCGCCGAGCTCCCCTCCCGTAAAGCGCTGACACAGTGGCCGGTGACCTGCCTGATGACCAGTGTGGCGATTGGACTCCACGGATTGAGTCGCGGACGCCTTGCGGGCTTTGAGACGTGGCTGCTGGAGCCCTCCTATCTGCGGGATTCGGCGTTGCTCTCGCAGCACGCCTGGACCCTCATCACACCTGCGCTGCTCCATCTGGGGCTGGTCCACCTGCTGCTGAATCTGCTCTGGATCTGGATGCTCGGCAGCTACATTGAGCGTCTTTGGGGTTCCGGCTGGCTGCTGTTGCTGTGGGGAGTTTCCGCGCTGGCTGGCAATCTCGCGGAGGCAGCGTTCGGTGCGATTGGAGTTGGCCTGTCGGGGGCGGTCTACGGGTACATGGGATGGTGGATGGTGATCACGCGTCGCGACCCCCGTCTGGCGATCCTGCGAGAACCACAGCTGGAGCGGGTCTTTATCGTATGGCTATTCCTGGGCAGCGCGATCACCTGGCTGGGGCTGATGAACATCGGAAATCTGGCGCATCTGGCGGGGATGGTGGCAGGGAGTGCGCTGGCGCTGCTGGTCCCGCCTGGTGCGCTGCGACCGGTGCCGGTGCCGGTCACGATACCGCTGCCGACGCCAACCGAAGCCGATGGTCCGGAACCAGACGCGCCGAATTTGCCGTAA
- the arnC_2 gene encoding Undecaprenyl-phosphate 4-deoxy-4-formamido-L-arabinose transferase encodes MLSPMRVAFCMPAYNEEAIIAETVRRCVAALRAAGLQGEVVVCNDCSRDRTGEILAGLQAEYPELRVITHEGQNQGYGAALRDAIRATDADWIATIDSDLQFAPEELERLVQAQATHGVNLVLGYRHRKQDALPRVVADRALNLIVRLLFGVRVRDCNCAYKLVKGDLLRGLSVESNGYSNPTETMLRLHLQGVRYVEVEVTHSKREAGASSLKFFRTAWNFWCFLWYFRKRVDCWQRGIIREL; translated from the coding sequence ATGCTCTCCCCGATGCGTGTCGCCTTCTGCATGCCGGCGTACAACGAAGAGGCCATCATCGCCGAGACCGTACGGCGGTGCGTGGCTGCATTGCGGGCCGCGGGTCTGCAGGGGGAGGTGGTGGTGTGCAACGACTGCTCGCGGGACCGGACCGGGGAGATCCTCGCGGGCTTACAGGCGGAGTATCCCGAGCTGCGGGTCATCACGCATGAGGGGCAGAACCAGGGATATGGCGCTGCGTTGCGGGATGCCATCCGCGCCACCGATGCCGACTGGATCGCTACGATTGATTCCGATCTGCAGTTCGCTCCCGAAGAACTGGAGCGTCTGGTCCAGGCACAGGCAACACATGGCGTGAATCTTGTGCTGGGGTACCGGCATCGCAAGCAGGATGCCCTGCCCCGGGTGGTGGCGGACCGTGCGCTGAATCTCATTGTCCGGCTGCTGTTTGGTGTGCGAGTCCGGGACTGCAATTGCGCGTACAAGCTGGTGAAGGGCGACCTGCTGCGGGGGCTGTCGGTGGAGTCGAATGGCTACTCGAATCCGACTGAAACCATGCTGCGGCTCCATCTGCAGGGCGTACGGTATGTCGAGGTGGAAGTGACGCACAGCAAGCGGGAAGCGGGGGCGTCATCACTGAAGTTTTTCCGGACGGCGTGGAACTTCTGGTGCTTTCTCTGGTACTTCCGCAAGCGGGTCGACTGCTGGCAGCGGGGCATCATCCGGGAGCTGTAG
- the dapA gene encoding 4-hydroxy-tetrahydrodipicolinate synthase: MLALGRLITALVTPFTDDGTAVDPARLEQLIAHCLATGTDGLLVGGTTGEGPTLEQSEFLTLVSTAKAHAPDGVMVMANVGTNCTRTSVARAIAAEASGADALLVVCPYYNKPPQAGLLEHFATVARATSLPVMIYNIPGRTAVNLLPATFAMLIGRCPTVVGIKEASGDLEQMSEVVRLIASSGRSDVHLWSGDDGITAEVMRRGGVGVVSVVSQVAGVQLQRIMAAALRGEHDEAARLQQELEPLVQAAFRTTNPIGIKLMLNALGVPVGPVRLPLIDPAPAEVAAILAPLALAT, encoded by the coding sequence ATGCTCGCCCTCGGTCGTCTGATCACCGCGCTGGTGACCCCCTTTACTGACGATGGGACTGCGGTTGATCCCGCCCGACTGGAGCAGCTCATCGCGCATTGCCTGGCGACTGGCACCGACGGGCTGCTGGTCGGTGGGACGACCGGCGAGGGGCCGACCCTCGAACAGAGTGAGTTTCTGACGTTGGTCAGTACGGCCAAAGCCCATGCACCGGATGGCGTCATGGTGATGGCGAATGTCGGGACCAACTGCACCCGGACCAGTGTCGCCCGGGCGATAGCCGCCGAAGCGAGTGGTGCGGATGCCCTGCTGGTGGTTTGCCCGTACTACAACAAGCCACCCCAGGCCGGACTCCTGGAACACTTCGCGACGGTTGCCAGAGCCACGTCGCTGCCGGTGATGATCTACAACATCCCCGGACGGACTGCGGTCAATCTGTTGCCGGCCACGTTCGCGATGCTCATCGGGCGCTGCCCGACCGTCGTGGGCATCAAGGAAGCCTCCGGTGATCTGGAGCAGATGAGTGAAGTGGTACGGCTGATCGCAAGCAGTGGACGCAGCGATGTACATCTGTGGAGCGGGGATGACGGCATCACGGCGGAGGTCATGCGTCGGGGCGGAGTCGGAGTCGTGAGCGTGGTGAGTCAGGTGGCGGGAGTCCAGTTGCAGCGCATCATGGCCGCCGCGCTCCGGGGCGAACACGATGAAGCGGCCAGGCTGCAGCAGGAGCTGGAGCCGCTGGTGCAGGCGGCGTTCCGGACCACGAATCCCATCGGCATCAAGCTGATGCTCAACGCTCTCGGCGTCCCGGTGGGACCAGTGCGGCTGCCGCTCATAGATCCGGCACCGGCGGAGGTCGCCGCGATCCTCGCGCCGCTGGCGTTGGCGACGTGA